A genomic stretch from Penaeus monodon isolate SGIC_2016 chromosome 25, NSTDA_Pmon_1, whole genome shotgun sequence includes:
- the LOC119589249 gene encoding probable phenylalanine--tRNA ligase, mitochondrial isoform X1 (The sequence of the model RefSeq protein was modified relative to this genomic sequence to represent the inferred CDS: added 73 bases not found in genome assembly): MKPPPQRSQRHEAIFLGNLRLRETGRYNGSSLFKITLIKTIAKAMVSNIHKVKLNNSSNLIRKKKTYDADEMTNVTPRILSHLGRNLHLQKHHPLNHISQRITKFMYSRYLSPRGNPLFSIHDRLQPIVTPHQNFDSLLIPKDHVSRKKSDNYYINKDFLLRAHTSAHQSELISMGFDNFLVMGDVYRRDEIDASHYPVFHQVEGVRLTTKSELFGSHQNMDDFQLFENTERSETQQGVHNLEAVKLLEADLKGCLEGLAMTLFGKDAEMRWVDAYFPFTHPSWELEVKLNDDWVELLGCGVIEQEILVNAGVIDKVGWAFGLGLERWAMKLYDIPDIRLFWSSDSGFLSQFKFDDPSTNIKYKTVSQYPQCVNDISFWLPREGLYEPSDFYDLVRNIGGSTVEQVTLIDNFTHPKKKLTSHCYRIVYRHMERTLTQEEVNVIHKEIEKTASESLNVVIR, translated from the exons GCAGGTATAATGGTTCTTCACTCTTCAAGATTACTCTTATTAAAACCATTGCAAAGGCCATGGTTTCCAACATTCATAAGGTTAAACTCAACAACAGCTCAAATCTCATCAGGAAAA AAAAGACATATGATGCAGATGAAATGACAAATGTGACACCCAGAATCCTGTCACACCTTGGCAGGAATCTTCATCTGCAAAAGCACCATCCCTTGAACCATATTTCCCAAAGAATAACCAAGTTTATGTATTCAAGATACTTGAGTCCGAGGGGAAATCCTCTCTTTTCCATCCATGATAGATTACAACCTATTGTCACTCCTCATCAAAATTTTGACTCACTGTTGATCCCCAAAGATCATGTTAGTAGGAAAAAGAGTgataattactatattaataagGATTTCCTCTTGCGTGCCCACACAAGTGCCCATCAG aGTGAATTGATTAGTATGGGTTTTGATAACTTCTTGGTTATGGGTGATGTTTACAGAAGAGATGAAATTGATGCATCACACTATCCAGTGTTCCATCAAGTAGAGGGTGTGAGGTTAACCACAAAGAGTGAA CTTTTTGGAAGTCACCAAAACATGGATGATTTTCAACTCTTTGAAAATACAGAACGTTCAGAAACCCAACAGGGAGTTCACAATCTAGAGGCTGTGAAGCTTTTAGAGGCAGATTTAAAAGGTTGTCTTGAAGGTTTGGCAATGACTCTGTTTGGCAAAG ATGCTGAAATGAGATGGGTAGATGCCTACTTTCCATTCACTCATCCTTCTTGGGAACTCGAGGTTAAACTAAACGATGACTGGGTAGAGCTTCTTGGCTGTGGTGTGATTGAACAGGAAATTCTAGTAAATG CTGGGGTGATAGACAAAGTTGGCTGGGCGTTTGGCCTCGGACTGGAGCGATGGGCCATGAAGCTTTATGACATCCCAGATATTAGGTTGTTCTGGTCTTCAGATTCTGGATTCCTGTCACAGTTTAAGTTTGATGATCCATctacaaatattaaatataag ACTGTGAGTCAGTATCCACAGTGTGTCAATGATATCAGTTTTTGGCTTCCTAGAGAGGGACTCTATGAACCTTCCGACTTTTATGATCTTGTAAGGAACATTGGTGGCAGCACTGTAGAGCAG GTTACTCTTATTGATAATTTTACTCACCCAAAAAAGAAGCTGACCTCCCACTGTTACCGAATAGTATATCGGCACATGGAGCGGACTCTTACTCAGGAGGAAGTCAATGTTatacataaagagatagaaaagactgCTTCAGAATCTTTAAATGTTGTAATCAGATAA
- the LOC119589249 gene encoding probable phenylalanine--tRNA ligase, mitochondrial isoform X2 — translation MVLHSSRLLLLKPLQRPWFPTFIRLNSTTAQISSGKVQIAEKTYDADEMTNVTPRILSHLGRNLHLQKHHPLNHISQRITKFMYSRYLSPRGNPLFSIHDRLQPIVTPHQNFDSLLIPKDHVSRKKSDNYYINKDFLLRAHTSAHQSELISMGFDNFLVMGDVYRRDEIDASHYPVFHQVEGVRLTTKSELFGSHQNMDDFQLFENTERSETQQGVHNLEAVKLLEADLKGCLEGLAMTLFGKDAEMRWVDAYFPFTHPSWELEVKLNDDWVELLGCGVIEQEILVNAGVIDKVGWAFGLGLERWAMKLYDIPDIRLFWSSDSGFLSQFKFDDPSTNIKYKTVSQYPQCVNDISFWLPREGLYEPSDFYDLVRNIGGSTVEQVTLIDNFTHPKKKLTSHCYRIVYRHMERTLTQEEVNVIHKEIEKTASESLNVVIR, via the exons ATGGTTCTTCACTCTTCAAGATTACTCTTATTAAAACCATTGCAAAGGCCATGGTTTCCAACATTCATAAGGTTAAACTCAACAACAGCTCAAATCTCATCAGGAAAA GTACAAATTGCAGAAAAGACATATGATGCAGATGAAATGACAAATGTGACACCCAGAATCCTGTCACACCTTGGCAGGAATCTTCATCTGCAAAAGCACCATCCCTTGAACCATATTTCCCAAAGAATAACCAAGTTTATGTATTCAAGATACTTGAGTCCGAGGGGAAATCCTCTCTTTTCCATCCATGATAGATTACAACCTATTGTCACTCCTCATCAAAATTTTGACTCACTGTTGATCCCCAAAGATCATGTTAGTAGGAAAAAGAGTgataattactatattaataagGATTTCCTCTTGCGTGCCCACACAAGTGCCCATCAG aGTGAATTGATTAGTATGGGTTTTGATAACTTCTTGGTTATGGGTGATGTTTACAGAAGAGATGAAATTGATGCATCACACTATCCAGTGTTCCATCAAGTAGAGGGTGTGAGGTTAACCACAAAGAGTGAA CTTTTTGGAAGTCACCAAAACATGGATGATTTTCAACTCTTTGAAAATACAGAACGTTCAGAAACCCAACAGGGAGTTCACAATCTAGAGGCTGTGAAGCTTTTAGAGGCAGATTTAAAAGGTTGTCTTGAAGGTTTGGCAATGACTCTGTTTGGCAAAG ATGCTGAAATGAGATGGGTAGATGCCTACTTTCCATTCACTCATCCTTCTTGGGAACTCGAGGTTAAACTAAACGATGACTGGGTAGAGCTTCTTGGCTGTGGTGTGATTGAACAGGAAATTCTAGTAAATG CTGGGGTGATAGACAAAGTTGGCTGGGCGTTTGGCCTCGGACTGGAGCGATGGGCCATGAAGCTTTATGACATCCCAGATATTAGGTTGTTCTGGTCTTCAGATTCTGGATTCCTGTCACAGTTTAAGTTTGATGATCCATctacaaatattaaatataag ACTGTGAGTCAGTATCCACAGTGTGTCAATGATATCAGTTTTTGGCTTCCTAGAGAGGGACTCTATGAACCTTCCGACTTTTATGATCTTGTAAGGAACATTGGTGGCAGCACTGTAGAGCAG GTTACTCTTATTGATAATTTTACTCACCCAAAAAAGAAGCTGACCTCCCACTGTTACCGAATAGTATATCGGCACATGGAGCGGACTCTTACTCAGGAGGAAGTCAATGTTatacataaagagatagaaaagactgCTTCAGAATCTTTAAATGTTGTAATCAGATAA